Genomic DNA from Aphanothece sacrum FPU1:
TCCAAAGGACAGTTTAAATATCGATTTCCTAATGTTACTCCCTGACGAATAATACAATCATCACCAATAACAGCATGGCCGTGAATAACAATGCAGCTTTGATGTTCAATAATAACTCGCCGACCTAACTCGACAGTATAGGGTAACTCAATGCCATAAATATTACGAACATAGCGATACAAAAAACGATAAATAATACTAAAGGGAGCGCGCAAAAACTTGGGTTCAATTTTCATTCTCCAAACCCCAAATCGATTAACAGCAACTGCCCGAAATCCTGGTCTTGTCCAGTCTTTTTCATGAGCTATCCAATCTTCCTTCACTTGTTCCCATAAACTTTGGGGGATAATATCAACGGGTTGATTAGTTTTGATTAAGTCGGTTTGTGCTTCCATCTTTTTATCATTGAGTTGACAAAATATCCTGTAAAAGAATTATAAAACAAATACTAGGTTGACTGAGAATTACGTTTTATCCAAACACTATTTTTACAAAAATCACTGAAAAATTCAGGAGGCAAGTTACGAGACTTTCCCTGAAGATTAGCGCGAATTTTCGAGAGAAAAAATCCAATAATTGCGCCTCCATCCGTTA
This window encodes:
- a CDS encoding serine O-acetyltransferase; its protein translation is MEAQTDLIKTNQPVDIIPQSLWEQVKEDWIAHEKDWTRPGFRAVAVNRFGVWRMKIEPKFLRAPFSIIYRFLYRYVRNIYGIELPYTVELGRRVIIEHQSCIVIHGHAVIGDDCIIRQGVTLGNRYLNCPLDAPKLGKRVNIGAGAKILGKVIIGDDVNIGANAVVLSDIAEGQTVVGIPARILSKKST